Proteins found in one Drosophila innubila isolate TH190305 chromosome X, UK_Dinn_1.0, whole genome shotgun sequence genomic segment:
- the LOC117793313 gene encoding probable RNA-binding protein 18 isoform X2, whose product MLFHKGGPMVGQSRGYAFVTFAQNKGATNALTRLDGTNVGSRSIVVRLAKNIKYDDLQRPKPRIEIPALGSGRREEKISKSEAIRAIEAKLKILERQTDDNLELNTTGRESNVPFIQRYQFNKDRDALQRSGAHGKYSKSKSSAPYHRPNSKRR is encoded by the exons ATGCTGTTTCACAAGGGCGGACCGATGGTCGGCCAGTCACGAGGATACGCTTTTGTCACATTCGCACAGAACAAGGGCGCCACAAACGCACTCACAAGGCTGGACGGAACTAATGTGGGCAGTCGGTCGATAGTTGTGCGTCTTGCCAAAAACATCAAATAC GATGATTTGCAACGGCCAAAGCCTCGAATTGAGATACCCGCACTAGGAAGCGGCAGACGTGAAGAAAAGATCAGTAAAAGTGAAGCGATTCGGGCCATCGAAGCTAAACTCAAGATTTTGGAGCGACAGACTGATGATAATCTGGAACTAAATACTACTGGACGCGAGTCTAACGTACCTTTTATACAACGCTATCAATTTAACAAGGATCGCGATGCCCTACAACGCTCCGGGGCGCATGGAAAATATAGTAAATCGAAATCATCTGCGCCATATCATCGACCAAATTCTAAACGACGCTGA
- the LOC117793314 gene encoding probable 28S ribosomal protein S25, mitochondrial, with protein MPFMKGREPIRRTLQYLKAGRLVLKDRIRIFSVNYNTYGNHHAGARDFVFWNIPQIQFQNPEVQVITLKNKTPSPYVRCYFDDGRDILIDIDSRNRDEIIEHLVKVVGKTREQLDAEARLAESKDNPANFGYGSERHCICEIPGQVSCSGTVPLPEHMRGKYRHAPK; from the exons ATGCCGTTTATGAAGGGACGAGAGCCCATCCGACGCACGCTGCAATACTTAAAAGCAGGCCGGCTGGTTTTAAAGGATAGGATACGCATTTTCAGTGTTAACTACAACACATACGGCAACCATCATGCTGGAGCCAG GGATTTTGTGTTCTGGAACATACCGCAAATACAGTTTCAGAACCCGGAAGTGCAGGTCATTACACTTAAGAATAAGACGCCGTCACCTTATGTGCGCTGTTACTTTGACGACGGCCGAGATATACTTATTGACATTGATAGTCGAAATCGAGACGAGATCATCGAGCATTTGGTCAAAGTGGTTGGCAAGACGCG AGAGCAACTAGACGCTGAAGCGCGTCTTGCGGAAAGCAAAGATAATCCGGCTAACTTCGGGTACGGTTCTGAACGACATTGCATCTGTGAAATACCCGGTCAAGTTTCGTGCTCTGGTACAGTGCCGTTACCCGAGCACATGCGTGGCAAATATAGACATGCTCCCAAATAG
- the LOC117793313 gene encoding probable RNA-binding protein 18 isoform X1 — protein sequence MMNASSSSSAALSSISENASVELNVNSEEHRRIWVGNLDARITEFQLLKLMQKCGAIEKFDMLFHKGGPMVGQSRGYAFVTFAQNKGATNALTRLDGTNVGSRSIVVRLAKNIKYDDLQRPKPRIEIPALGSGRREEKISKSEAIRAIEAKLKILERQTDDNLELNTTGRESNVPFIQRYQFNKDRDALQRSGAHGKYSKSKSSAPYHRPNSKRR from the exons ATGATGAATGCT AGCAGTTCATCAAGCGCTGCGCTCAGCAGTATTAGCGAAAATGCTTCAGTGGAATTGAATGTCAACTCTGAAGAACATAGACGCATTTGGGTCGGAAATTTGGACGCGCGTATTACCGA GTTTCAACTTCTCAAACTTATGCAAAAATGCGGCGCTATTGAAAAGTTTGACATGCTGTTTCACAAGGGCGGACCGATGGTCGGCCAGTCACGAGGATACGCTTTTGTCACATTCGCACAGAACAAGGGCGCCACAAACGCACTCACAAGGCTGGACGGAACTAATGTGGGCAGTCGGTCGATAGTTGTGCGTCTTGCCAAAAACATCAAATAC GATGATTTGCAACGGCCAAAGCCTCGAATTGAGATACCCGCACTAGGAAGCGGCAGACGTGAAGAAAAGATCAGTAAAAGTGAAGCGATTCGGGCCATCGAAGCTAAACTCAAGATTTTGGAGCGACAGACTGATGATAATCTGGAACTAAATACTACTGGACGCGAGTCTAACGTACCTTTTATACAACGCTATCAATTTAACAAGGATCGCGATGCCCTACAACGCTCCGGGGCGCATGGAAAATATAGTAAATCGAAATCATCTGCGCCATATCATCGACCAAATTCTAAACGACGCTGA